AGCCGGTAGTGGAGCGTCACGACGATCACGCGCTCGCGCGCGGCCAGCGCGCCGCCGTCGTAGAAATCGGCGCGGCCGATCACGTTGCCGCCGCCGTGGATCCACACCAGGACCGGGAGCCGCTCCGCGCCGCGCGGCACGGCGCCCGGCGCGAGCTTCGGCGCGTACACGTTCAGGAAGAGACAGTCCTCGCTGCCCCGCAGCTCGCCGGGCGGGCCCTCGATGCCGGCGAAGGGGCTCGTGTACTGCACGCAGGGCGAGCCGAAGGCCAGCGTCTCGCGCACCCCGCTCCAGGGCTCCGCGGCCTGCGGCGCCCGCCAGCGGCGCTCGCCGACCGGCGGCACCGCGTAGGGGATGCCGAGCCAGACGTGGCTCCCGTAGCGGCCGACGCGGCCCACCACCTCACCCGCGGGCGGGCTGCGGCGCGAGGCCGGGTCCGCGGCGGCGGCCGCTGCGGGCGGCGGCTCCTCCCCGCCCCCCGCGAGCGTGCGCAACGCGATCCACGCTCCGCCGAGCAGGGCGAGGGCGAGCGCGGCCGAGATCCCGAGCGTGCGGCCGGTCGTCGTCGCCATCGCTCCTCCTCCGCGGCGCGGATCCCTAGCCTGGATGGCGCTCGCCCGCGTCCCTCGCGAAGGCGAGCAGGAACTCCGCGTCGCGCGGCGAGAGGTCGAAGCGGCGCGCCGCTTCGTCGGCAAGCGCGGCCGGCCGCGCCTCCGGCGCCTCGCGGCGCCGATCCGCCAGCCAGCGGATCGCCCGCTCGAGCGTGGCGCTGCGCTCGCGCTCGCTCACGGGATCAGCTTCTCCCGGCGCAGCTCGTCGACCGACACCCGCACGACCCCGCCGATCAGGTCCTCGACCGACGAGGGGTTGATCGTCTCGCTGCGGGCGGCCCACACGAGGCGGGCATCGGAGACCGTGTAGGCGGCCGCCTCGACCTGCACGAACTGATCGGTCGTGAGATAGCCGGGCTCCCAGACCCTCGGACCCGCCCAGCCCCAGTAGCCCCACAGGGTCCCGTAGCTGGTGGGCGGCACCCAGCGCTCGCGATCCTCCACCGAGGCGAGCCGGAAGACGACGGCGCCGTCGACGCCGGCCGCCTCGAGCCGCGCGCGGGCGCGCTCGCGGTCGCGCAGCTCCTCGTCCGGGATCAGGGTGTAGCCGGCGATGCCCTGCGCGGGCCCCACGGCGCGCACGAACTCGTCCTCGGCGAGCCGCCGCACGGTCGGATCGGCGGTCAACGCGATGCCCACGACCTTGCGGAACTGGAGCGAGCCGAGCGCCGGGTCCCGCCAGGTGGAGGTGAGCTTCGTCGAAGCGCACCCGATCGCCAGGACGGCGAGCAGCAGGGCAGGGCAGGACAGCCGTAGCGTGACGCGAAGCATCCGGGGGCCTCCGTGGGTGCAGCGAGACCATAGCGTCGCATGCAGGTGTGCCTGCGACGGGGCGCACCGGGGACGCGCCGCCAGGGGCGCGCCGGCGCGACCCCGGCCGGGCGCGGGCGCACCGGAGGAGTTGGCCCGGACGACGCGGCGGCGGCTCCGAGCGGCCTACGCGTGCCGGGCGAGCAGCTCGCGCAGGCCCACCACGCGCTCGCCGAGGAGCCGGCGCGTGCGGAACAGGCTGATCTTCACCGCCTGGCGCGACTTTCCCACCTGGTCGGCGATCGCCGCCACGTCGGTGGCGCCAGCGAGCGCGAGCTCGAAGATCACGCGATGCGCCTCGCCGATCTCGCTGCCCAGCACGTCGGTGCAGCGCGCGAGCACGCGCACGGCCTCGACGTGACGGTCGACCGGCGAGCCTTCGTCGGGCCGCACGCCGTCCTGGTGCCTCTCGAGCGAGACCGCCCGGCGGCTCGAGCGGCGGCGGCGGTTGCAGACCTCGTGGAAGGTGATGCCGAGGATCCAGGTGCCGAGCGTCGAGCGACCCTCGAAGCCCCGGATCGAGCGCGCCACCTCGACGAACACGTCCTGGCAGACGTCCTCGGCCTCGTCGGCATCGCGCAGCCGCCGCAGCGCGAAGGCGTAGACGCGCCGCGCGTACTGCTCGTAGACCTCGCCGAACGCCTCGCGGTCACCCGCCTGCATCCGCTCCACCAGGCCCCGGTCCTCGGGTTGCATCACGGCCCGCCTCCTTCGCGGCGTACAGCATCGCTCGGCGGTCGAGGCGGGCGCTGTGAGGTCGGTCACAGCCGGGGCAGCTCGGGGCGTGCGCAGGTGGGCCGGCAGGGGGGTCTCCTGGTGGTGGCGGGCGCCGGACTGGGCAGGCGGTCGGGCGAGAGGCCGATGATAGAGCTCGTGCCGCACTGCGTCTCGAAGCCGCGAGCCCATGACGGCGTCCTGCTGTCCCCGGAATCAGGGACATCCCGGCGCAGACCCGCACCCGCGCCCCTCCGGCTCAGGGCTCGATGCGGACGGGCGTGCCCGGCGGTGCGAGCCGTTCGAGCCGCTCGACGTCGCCGTCGCTGAGCGCGATGCAGCCCTCCGTCCAGTCGAGATCGCCCTCTCCCCGCCAGCGTTTCCCCTCGCCGTGGAACCCGAGGTGCCCGCCGAGGGCGGTCGTCTGGGGTGGTAGCCGGCCGGCGCGGTGGGCGGCGACGATGGCGTCGCGCTCGGCGCGGTCGATCCGGGCCT
The DNA window shown above is from Deltaproteobacteria bacterium and carries:
- a CDS encoding RNA polymerase sigma factor; this encodes MQPEDRGLVERMQAGDREAFGEVYEQYARRVYAFALRRLRDADEAEDVCQDVFVEVARSIRGFEGRSTLGTWILGITFHEVCNRRRRSSRRAVSLERHQDGVRPDEGSPVDRHVEAVRVLARCTDVLGSEIGEAHRVIFELALAGATDVAAIADQVGKSRQAVKISLFRTRRLLGERVVGLRELLARHA